Proteins co-encoded in one Dehalobacter sp. genomic window:
- the hrcA gene encoding heat-inducible transcriptional repressor HrcA, translating into MEMDERKHKILKAIVQDYIATAEPVGSRTVSKKFELGVSPATIRNEMADLEELGLIEQPHTSAGRIPSDSGYRYYVDYLMDPLSLNHDEKKNINQEITSRLSEVQEVIEYTGKLISQVTNLTSIVLGPKSRSGILKNLHFLPYEQGKAIMVTVKENGSVENNIVDIGPDTSPEELQILANIFNQKMSGTRVQDLKKGLINEIYSELSRKRRIIDGMMGTLERMFDDKDGESEERVYLGGTLNMLDQPEFRDINKVRSLFSVFEENNKLKELLSHDQKGLSIMIGAENADQVFKNCSIISATYQVNGKQIGSVGVLGPTRMDYGKAIAIVDYMTNSLTELLTERYRRPRT; encoded by the coding sequence ATGGAAATGGATGAAAGAAAACACAAGATTTTAAAAGCGATTGTGCAGGATTATATTGCCACCGCGGAGCCTGTCGGTTCCAGAACCGTTTCCAAAAAGTTTGAGCTGGGGGTGTCTCCGGCGACGATCCGCAATGAGATGGCAGATCTCGAAGAGTTGGGACTTATTGAACAGCCCCATACATCTGCAGGAAGGATTCCTTCCGACTCGGGCTATCGCTATTATGTCGATTATCTGATGGATCCTTTAAGCCTGAACCATGATGAAAAGAAAAATATCAACCAGGAGATCACCAGCAGACTCAGCGAAGTGCAGGAAGTCATCGAATACACCGGAAAGCTTATTTCTCAAGTGACGAACCTGACCAGCATTGTACTTGGACCAAAAAGCCGAAGCGGTATTCTAAAGAATTTGCATTTTCTCCCCTACGAGCAGGGGAAGGCCATCATGGTGACCGTGAAAGAGAATGGTTCGGTAGAGAATAATATTGTCGATATCGGTCCGGATACAAGCCCGGAGGAACTTCAGATTCTGGCGAATATTTTCAACCAGAAAATGAGTGGAACCAGGGTACAGGATCTGAAAAAAGGCCTGATCAACGAAATATACAGCGAGCTCTCCAGAAAACGCCGCATTATTGATGGAATGATGGGTACTCTGGAAAGAATGTTTGATGATAAGGATGGAGAGTCCGAAGAACGGGTCTACCTTGGCGGGACATTAAATATGCTTGATCAGCCTGAATTCAGGGATATCAATAAAGTGCGAAGTCTCTTTTCCGTATTTGAGGAGAACAATAAGCTGAAGGAGCTTCTAAGTCATGATCAAAAAGGATTAAGTATCATGATCGGAGCGGAAAATGCTGATCAGGTATTTAAAAACTGCAGTATTATATCTGCAACCTACCAGGTTAACGGGAAACAGATTGGTTCAGTAGGCGTTTTGGGTCCGACCAGAATGGATTACGGCAAGGCGATCGCGATTGTAGACTATATGACAAACAGCTTGACCGAATTGCTGACAGAGAGGTACCGGAGGCCCCGGACTTAG
- the dnaK gene encoding molecular chaperone DnaK produces MGKVIGIDLGTTNSCVAVLEGGEPVVIPNPEGARITPSVVGFSKNGEKLVGQVAKRQAVSNPDNTVSSIKRHMGTNYKVTLMDKSYTPQEVSAMILQKLKADAEAYLGSSVTQAVITVPAYFTDAQRQATKDAGTIAGLEVLRIINEPTAAALAYGLDKEHDQTVLVYDLGGGTFDVSILELSQGMVEVKATNGNNLLGGDDFDQRLMDYIVAEFKKSNGVDLAKDRMALQRLKEAAEKAKIELSGVAQTNINLPFITMSAEGPLHLDMNITRAKFEELVADLIEKTMGPTRQAMEDAKLSFNEIDQVILVGGSSRIPAVQEAIKRISGKEPHKGVNPDEVVALGAAIQGGVLAGEMKDIVLVDVAPLSLGIETLGGVFTRIIDRNTTIPTTKSQVFSTAADSQTSVDIHVLQGEREMAAYNKTLGRFQLTGIPPAPRGVPQIEVKFDIDVNGIVHVSAKDMATGNEQKVTITASTGLSKDEVEKMRQDAEANAEKDKQARELIDARNQADSLAYQAEKTLKDFEGKGDAAERDAIKKAAEELRATAGSDNVQEINTKSEALTKILYPFVEKMYQQQGAPGAGPQGPGAGPNPGQQDTGAGKADDNVVDAEYTEVDKDK; encoded by the coding sequence ATGGGTAAAGTAATTGGTATTGACTTAGGAACCACCAACTCTTGTGTTGCAGTGCTTGAAGGTGGTGAACCTGTTGTAATCCCTAATCCTGAAGGAGCGCGCATTACACCTTCAGTCGTCGGCTTCTCCAAGAACGGCGAGAAACTAGTAGGTCAGGTGGCCAAACGCCAGGCTGTTTCCAATCCGGACAACACGGTTAGTTCGATTAAGCGTCATATGGGCACAAACTATAAAGTGACTTTGATGGATAAATCCTATACACCGCAGGAAGTATCTGCAATGATCCTGCAGAAGCTCAAAGCTGATGCGGAAGCTTATCTAGGGTCTTCGGTCACCCAGGCTGTCATCACCGTTCCGGCGTATTTTACCGACGCTCAGCGTCAGGCTACCAAAGATGCCGGCACGATCGCGGGTCTTGAAGTTCTGCGTATTATTAATGAACCTACTGCAGCAGCACTGGCTTATGGACTTGACAAAGAACATGACCAGACTGTACTCGTTTACGACCTTGGCGGCGGAACATTTGACGTCTCGATCCTTGAACTGAGTCAGGGAATGGTCGAAGTTAAAGCGACAAACGGAAACAACCTTCTCGGCGGTGACGACTTTGACCAGCGTTTAATGGATTACATTGTTGCCGAATTTAAAAAGAGCAACGGTGTTGATCTTGCCAAAGACCGGATGGCCCTGCAGCGTCTGAAGGAAGCTGCTGAAAAAGCCAAAATTGAGCTTTCCGGCGTTGCCCAAACCAATATTAATCTGCCGTTTATTACGATGTCTGCTGAAGGGCCGCTTCATCTGGATATGAATATCACCCGCGCCAAATTTGAAGAGCTTGTAGCAGATTTGATCGAAAAAACGATGGGACCTACCCGTCAAGCGATGGAAGATGCCAAACTTTCCTTCAACGAAATCGATCAGGTGATTCTTGTCGGGGGATCTAGCAGAATCCCTGCAGTCCAGGAAGCCATTAAGAGAATCAGCGGCAAGGAACCGCATAAAGGTGTTAACCCGGATGAAGTCGTTGCGCTCGGCGCGGCTATCCAGGGCGGGGTTCTGGCTGGTGAAATGAAAGATATTGTTCTAGTCGACGTTGCCCCGCTTTCCCTCGGGATTGAAACCCTGGGCGGTGTATTCACCAGGATCATTGACCGGAATACGACCATTCCGACCACCAAATCCCAAGTCTTTTCGACTGCAGCCGACAGCCAGACTTCGGTAGATATCCATGTGCTTCAGGGTGAGCGCGAGATGGCTGCTTACAATAAGACGCTCGGCCGCTTCCAGCTTACCGGAATTCCGCCTGCCCCAAGAGGTGTGCCGCAGATCGAAGTCAAATTTGATATTGACGTAAACGGTATTGTACACGTTTCGGCGAAAGATATGGCAACCGGTAATGAACAGAAAGTAACCATCACGGCTTCAACCGGCTTAAGCAAAGATGAAGTTGAAAAGATGCGTCAGGATGCCGAGGCCAATGCTGAGAAAGACAAACAGGCCAGAGAACTGATTGATGCCAGAAACCAAGCAGATTCACTCGCGTACCAGGCTGAAAAGACCCTGAAGGACTTTGAAGGCAAAGGTGACGCCGCCGAGCGGGATGCGATTAAGAAGGCTGCTGAAGAACTCAGAGCCACGGCCGGCAGCGATAATGTCCAGGAAATTAATACAAAATCGGAAGCGCTGACCAAAATCCTCTATCCGTTTGTGGAAAAAATGTATCAGCAGCAGGGAGCACCCGGTGCAGGTCCGCAGGGACCTGGCGCGGGACCAAACCCAGGACAGCAGGATACCGGAGCCGGCAAGGCAGATGACAATGTTGTCGATGCTGAATATACCGAAGTGGACAAGGATAAATAA
- the lepA gene encoding translation elongation factor 4: protein MANASSKIRNFSIIAHIDHGKSTLADRLIEYTGTMSTRELKEQVLDSMDLERERGITIKLQAVRLRYKAKDGEVYELNLIDTPGHVDFSYEVSRSLAACEGALLVVDAAQGIEAQTLANVYLALENDLEIIPVINKIDLPSAEPDRVKQEIEDVIGIDASEAILASAKMGIGVEEILEAIVKRIPPPKGDDEEPLKSLIFDSKFDSYKGAIPYIRLFDGKVSKGTNIRMMSTGKMFEITEVGVFTPGMTIVDELRAGQVGYIAGSIKNVGDTRVGDTVTDNDHPAAEPLAGYRKAVSMVFCGLYPVETSDFDRLKDALEKLQLNDASLMYENETSAALGFGFRCGFLGLLHMEIIQERLEREFGLSIITTAPSVVYKVNTTAKEQIFIDNPALLPPEGKIESIEEPVVKATIMVPSEYVGTIMELNQEKRGTFLNMDYITASRVSLYYELPLSEIVYDYFDQLKSRTKGYASLDYELIGYKEADLVKLDIMLNAEIVDALSFIVHKDKAYSRGRKLVEKLRSLIPRQMFEIPVQAVIGAKVIARENIRAMRKDVLAKCYGGDISRKRKLLEKQKEGKKRMKQVGSVEIPQDAFMAVLKMDD from the coding sequence ATGGCAAACGCTTCATCTAAAATCAGAAATTTTTCGATTATTGCCCATATCGATCACGGCAAATCTACTCTTGCCGATCGGCTGATTGAGTATACCGGAACCATGTCCACCCGGGAACTCAAGGAGCAGGTTCTCGACTCCATGGATTTGGAACGGGAGCGTGGTATTACCATCAAACTGCAGGCAGTCCGTTTGCGCTACAAGGCAAAAGACGGAGAGGTCTATGAGCTGAATCTGATCGATACTCCCGGACATGTTGACTTTTCTTACGAAGTTTCCCGGAGTCTGGCTGCCTGCGAAGGGGCTTTGCTGGTGGTCGATGCGGCCCAGGGTATTGAGGCCCAGACTCTTGCCAATGTCTATCTTGCTTTGGAAAATGACCTGGAGATCATTCCGGTTATTAATAAAATAGATCTGCCAAGCGCAGAACCTGACAGAGTCAAACAGGAGATTGAAGATGTGATTGGGATTGACGCGAGTGAGGCGATCCTCGCATCGGCCAAAATGGGGATTGGGGTCGAAGAGATCCTGGAAGCCATTGTCAAGAGGATTCCTCCGCCGAAGGGCGATGACGAAGAACCTTTAAAGTCATTGATTTTTGACTCAAAGTTTGATTCCTACAAAGGTGCGATCCCTTATATTCGATTATTTGACGGTAAAGTCTCCAAAGGAACGAACATCAGGATGATGTCCACCGGAAAAATGTTTGAAATCACCGAAGTTGGTGTTTTTACCCCAGGAATGACGATTGTCGATGAGCTGAGGGCAGGCCAGGTTGGCTATATCGCAGGCAGTATCAAGAATGTTGGGGATACCCGCGTTGGGGATACCGTGACGGATAACGACCATCCGGCTGCGGAACCGCTAGCGGGTTACCGCAAAGCGGTGTCGATGGTTTTTTGCGGCCTTTATCCGGTTGAAACCTCCGACTTTGACAGGCTGAAGGATGCGCTGGAGAAACTTCAGCTGAATGATGCGAGTTTAATGTATGAAAATGAAACGTCCGCAGCGCTGGGCTTTGGTTTCCGCTGTGGCTTCCTGGGTCTCCTGCACATGGAAATCATCCAGGAGAGACTTGAGAGGGAATTCGGTCTCAGTATTATCACGACTGCACCGAGCGTTGTTTATAAAGTCAATACCACGGCCAAGGAACAGATCTTTATTGATAACCCTGCGCTTCTGCCGCCTGAAGGAAAGATCGAATCGATTGAAGAGCCTGTGGTCAAGGCTACGATTATGGTACCCTCCGAGTACGTAGGTACCATTATGGAACTGAACCAGGAGAAAAGGGGTACGTTCCTAAACATGGATTACATCACCGCTTCCCGGGTTAGTCTTTATTATGAGCTCCCGTTAAGCGAAATTGTTTACGATTATTTTGATCAGCTCAAATCCCGAACCAAAGGGTATGCGTCTCTGGATTATGAACTGATTGGATACAAGGAAGCGGATCTTGTGAAACTCGATATCATGCTGAACGCTGAAATTGTCGATGCACTCTCTTTCATTGTCCATAAAGACAAAGCATATTCCCGTGGACGCAAACTTGTTGAAAAGCTGCGCAGCCTGATCCCGCGGCAGATGTTTGAGATACCTGTCCAAGCCGTGATCGGAGCAAAGGTCATTGCCAGGGAGAATATCCGGGCTATGCGCAAAGATGTTCTGGCCAAATGCTACGGCGGTGACATTTCCCGGAAACGCAAACTGCTGGAAAAGCAAAAAGAAGGCAAGAAACGCATGAAACAAGTTGGCAGCGTGGAAATACCCCAGGACGCTTTCATGGCCGTGCTCAAGATGGACGATTAA
- the hemW gene encoding radical SAM family heme chaperone HemW, which translates to MTSLYVHVPFCIKKCSYCAFYSVPYTAPIIADSRISGSVDEADHMLLSDPASDLVSVYLHGLERELELRAKEAPQGVSSLFIGGGTPTVLNAGQFDRLLSLICRYYFQSPNRTNPTDISDPIKNPLSDASGNGQVIEKTIECNPGTLDREKMIICRTYGINRISLGAQSFDDRLLKSIGRIHTAEDIHRSVTLVRQSGIDNLNLDLIFGLPGQKMGDWQNTLRQAIALWPEHLSLYALTLEEDTPLHKEYAYSQAGSPDCKETLDGLNSRNRLDRLPDDDLQADMYEWAVSYLQSCGYGRYEVSNFARPGFECKHNRSYWRGQDYIGLGPGAVSCLHNARTKNTEDIAGYARMLESGQRPLDPSATEVLTREQQISEFMMLGLRTADGIDTVEFSAKFQTEIQDIYGQILQNYIDRDIFRLAEGRLKINPACFFVLNAVLVDFIL; encoded by the coding sequence ATGACTTCTTTATATGTTCATGTTCCGTTTTGTATAAAAAAATGTTCCTACTGCGCATTCTATTCGGTGCCTTATACTGCCCCCATTATCGCAGACAGTAGAATATCCGGTAGCGTAGATGAAGCTGATCATATGTTATTGTCAGACCCGGCCTCCGATTTGGTCTCCGTCTATTTGCACGGACTGGAACGGGAGCTTGAGCTGCGAGCGAAGGAAGCCCCCCAGGGGGTTTCTTCTCTTTTTATCGGGGGTGGAACACCCACCGTTTTGAATGCAGGTCAGTTTGACCGGCTGCTCAGTCTAATTTGCCGGTATTATTTTCAGTCCCCGAACCGGACAAACCCAACAGATATTTCTGATCCAATAAAGAATCCCCTTAGCGATGCTTCCGGAAACGGTCAGGTTATCGAAAAGACAATTGAGTGCAATCCCGGTACACTCGACCGGGAAAAAATGATAATCTGCCGGACGTACGGGATTAACCGGATATCCCTCGGCGCTCAGAGCTTTGATGACCGTCTGCTGAAAAGCATCGGCAGAATTCATACCGCGGAAGATATTCACAGGAGCGTCACCCTTGTCAGACAATCGGGGATAGATAACCTGAATCTTGACCTGATTTTTGGACTTCCGGGACAGAAAATGGGAGATTGGCAGAATACGCTTCGCCAGGCCATCGCGTTGTGGCCTGAACACCTTTCACTCTATGCACTTACGCTTGAGGAAGATACCCCGCTGCATAAAGAATATGCATACAGTCAGGCAGGCAGTCCGGACTGCAAAGAAACCCTGGATGGCTTGAACAGCCGGAATCGCCTGGATCGTCTGCCGGATGACGATTTGCAGGCCGATATGTACGAATGGGCGGTTTCTTATCTTCAAAGCTGCGGCTATGGTCGCTATGAAGTTTCCAACTTTGCGAGGCCCGGTTTTGAATGCAAACATAACCGGTCTTATTGGCGAGGGCAGGATTATATCGGTCTTGGACCGGGGGCAGTCTCGTGCCTGCACAATGCTAGAACCAAGAATACGGAGGATATTGCGGGGTATGCACGGATGCTGGAATCAGGACAAAGGCCTTTGGACCCTTCTGCAACCGAAGTACTGACCAGAGAGCAGCAGATCTCTGAATTTATGATGCTGGGGCTGCGTACGGCAGATGGAATCGACACCGTAGAATTTTCTGCCAAATTTCAAACAGAAATTCAGGATATTTATGGACAAATTTTGCAAAACTATATTGATAGAGATATTTTCCGGCTTGCCGAAGGCAGGTTGAAAATTAACCCTGCCTGCTTTTTCGTGCTCAATGCGGTTCTGGTGGATTTCATTTTGTAG
- the grpE gene encoding nucleotide exchange factor GrpE, with translation MNKEKTNQASANAQEDKEYQNIGQENEECLTEEIDPVDHLQRLREEIEEHKSKAEDYYAQMQRLKAEFDNFRKRTQKEKEDTARYASERVIHSLLPVLDNFERAIASSRKNNDFEALSQGVEMIERMFLKVLEDEGLKIIETVGQEFDPNLHEALLKEESDQPENMILEELQKGYYLKDKVIRPSRVKVSG, from the coding sequence GTGAACAAAGAAAAAACAAATCAAGCGTCTGCAAACGCTCAGGAAGATAAAGAATACCAGAACATTGGGCAGGAGAATGAAGAATGCCTGACTGAGGAGATTGATCCTGTCGATCATTTGCAGCGCCTGCGTGAGGAAATTGAAGAGCATAAGTCCAAAGCGGAAGACTATTATGCCCAGATGCAAAGACTGAAAGCTGAATTTGACAATTTCCGCAAAAGAACCCAGAAGGAAAAAGAAGACACTGCCCGGTATGCTTCGGAAAGGGTCATACATTCCTTGCTGCCGGTCCTGGATAATTTTGAAAGAGCAATTGCTTCCAGTCGAAAAAACAACGATTTTGAAGCATTATCACAGGGTGTGGAAATGATCGAAAGAATGTTTCTGAAAGTCCTGGAAGATGAGGGGCTCAAGATCATTGAAACCGTCGGCCAGGAATTTGATCCGAATCTCCATGAAGCCCTGCTGAAAGAAGAATCCGACCAGCCGGAGAATATGATTCTGGAAGAACTTCAAAAGGGATATTATCTGAAGGATAAAGTGATCAGGCCCAGCCGGGTCAAAGTTTCAGGCTGA
- the murJ gene encoding murein biosynthesis integral membrane protein MurJ, translated as MTNNQKMMKAAGFMMAANLVSRLLGFVRESLMAGLFGKTAATDAYNTAFILPDLLYWLLVGGVLSAAFIPVLSEYIAKEKEKEGWKVVSSVTNATFLLLCILVIAGMLLTPKFIEMQVPGFSPANKELTIYLTRILLLQPVILALSGITMGILNSYKIFWPSALGTVLYNASVILFGALWANSGEARSISGFAFGVVIGAAANFLVQVPSLRKVGFRYYPMIDLKHPGVRKIMVLAVPMIIMYTLNQFQVIVNSNLGSALDPGSLTAVWYSYRLFQVPVGIFALAIGVAVFPTLTEQAALKKAKDFLETISSAIRLIIFITVPISIGMVVLRFPLIRVLFQHGEFSAGDTDIMAVPLLYFSLGITAQAIIQILPRAFYAMQNTWIPVILGLVAMAASIIWMYILVGPLACGGLALAVTLGAIMQMLLLFIVLRRKLGKIDGRRIAAVFGKTLAAALAMAAVVMIWANLLTIWVGIGKMGSTIVLISGALVGMLVFFIVARLLKMEEYQMAIEMLIKRRK; from the coding sequence TACGGCTTTTATTCTTCCTGACCTGCTCTACTGGCTGTTGGTCGGAGGGGTGTTGAGTGCTGCCTTTATCCCTGTCCTATCCGAATATATTGCCAAAGAAAAGGAAAAAGAAGGATGGAAAGTCGTCAGCTCGGTAACCAATGCGACATTTCTTCTGCTCTGTATCCTGGTTATCGCAGGCATGCTGCTGACTCCGAAGTTTATTGAGATGCAGGTACCCGGATTTAGTCCGGCGAATAAGGAACTTACCATCTATCTTACCCGTATTTTGCTGCTGCAGCCGGTCATTCTGGCTTTGAGCGGGATTACGATGGGCATCCTGAACTCGTACAAAATATTTTGGCCGTCCGCGCTGGGGACGGTCCTTTACAATGCCAGCGTCATCCTATTTGGAGCGCTTTGGGCTAATTCCGGTGAAGCCCGGAGTATCTCCGGTTTTGCGTTTGGGGTCGTCATCGGTGCTGCAGCTAACTTTCTTGTTCAGGTGCCTTCCCTGCGAAAGGTTGGCTTCCGCTACTATCCAATGATCGATCTGAAACATCCCGGGGTCCGGAAGATTATGGTCTTGGCTGTCCCGATGATTATCATGTACACCTTGAATCAATTTCAAGTCATTGTGAATTCCAACCTCGGTTCTGCGCTTGATCCGGGAAGCTTGACTGCGGTCTGGTACTCTTACCGTCTTTTCCAAGTCCCGGTCGGAATCTTCGCGCTGGCCATCGGTGTCGCTGTTTTTCCGACCTTAACAGAGCAGGCTGCTCTGAAAAAGGCCAAAGATTTTCTCGAGACGATCTCGAGTGCAATTCGGCTGATTATCTTTATTACGGTTCCAATATCGATTGGGATGGTCGTTCTGCGCTTTCCTTTGATCCGGGTTCTGTTCCAGCATGGTGAATTCAGTGCGGGGGATACGGATATCATGGCTGTGCCGCTGCTGTATTTTTCGCTGGGGATTACCGCTCAGGCTATTATTCAGATTCTGCCGCGCGCTTTTTATGCAATGCAGAACACCTGGATTCCGGTTATTCTTGGTCTCGTCGCCATGGCTGCCAGCATAATCTGGATGTACATTTTAGTAGGTCCTTTGGCTTGCGGCGGCTTGGCCCTGGCTGTAACTCTCGGAGCCATTATGCAAATGCTCTTGCTGTTTATCGTACTGCGCCGCAAGCTCGGCAAAATTGACGGGCGCAGAATTGCAGCCGTGTTTGGTAAAACCCTGGCAGCCGCTTTGGCTATGGCAGCTGTCGTCATGATTTGGGCGAATCTGCTGACCATTTGGGTCGGAATTGGCAAAATGGGCTCCACGATTGTTTTAATCAGCGGAGCACTCGTAGGCATGCTCGTGTTTTTTATAGTTGCCCGTCTGCTGAAGATGGAAGAGTACCAAATGGCCATCGAGATGCTGATCAAACGACGCAAATAA
- the dnaJ gene encoding molecular chaperone DnaJ, producing MKRDYYEVLGVSKSSSVDEIKKAYRKIAKENHPDVKPGDKQAEERFKEATEAYAVLSDPDKKAKYDQYGHAGVDFNGQGFGGFGDFSDFADFGLGDVFEMFFGGGMGGGSRRKGPVKGADLRYDLSITLHEAAFGMKKQIEVPVSVYCTECGGSGAAPGTNPTTCSQCGGTGQIRATQRTPFGQIATTKTCAACGGKGTMISSPCSKCNGKGKVKEVKKIEVNIPAGTEDGLSLRYSGYGEAGERGGPSGDLYVVLLVKKDEFFQRNGNDIYVEIPITFVQAALGDEIDVPTLHGDVKIKIPEGTQTSKVFRIKGMGVPYRRGSGCGDQHVRVIVATPTKLTERQKELLSEFGKITTEGQQLGKKSLWDKVKDNVRDAIG from the coding sequence ATGAAACGCGATTACTATGAAGTTCTGGGTGTCAGCAAATCTTCCAGCGTGGATGAAATTAAAAAAGCTTACAGGAAGATAGCAAAGGAAAACCATCCCGATGTCAAACCGGGAGATAAGCAAGCGGAAGAACGCTTTAAGGAAGCTACTGAGGCTTATGCGGTATTGAGCGATCCGGATAAGAAAGCAAAATATGACCAATATGGCCACGCCGGGGTGGACTTTAACGGACAGGGCTTTGGAGGATTTGGCGATTTCTCTGATTTTGCTGATTTCGGCCTTGGAGATGTTTTTGAAATGTTTTTCGGCGGGGGTATGGGCGGAGGCTCCAGAAGAAAAGGCCCGGTGAAAGGCGCCGATTTGAGATATGATCTGTCCATCACGCTGCATGAGGCTGCCTTTGGCATGAAGAAGCAGATTGAAGTTCCGGTCTCAGTATACTGTACCGAGTGCGGAGGAAGCGGTGCAGCTCCCGGCACGAATCCGACCACGTGTTCACAATGCGGCGGTACCGGGCAGATCAGGGCAACTCAGCGTACACCGTTCGGGCAAATCGCTACGACCAAGACTTGTGCTGCTTGTGGCGGAAAAGGGACAATGATCAGCTCTCCGTGCAGCAAATGCAATGGCAAGGGTAAAGTAAAAGAAGTAAAAAAGATCGAAGTCAATATCCCGGCAGGCACGGAGGATGGATTAAGTCTGCGTTACAGCGGTTATGGCGAGGCCGGAGAAAGAGGAGGACCGTCCGGAGACCTGTATGTTGTTCTGCTCGTTAAGAAGGATGAATTCTTCCAGAGAAACGGCAATGATATCTACGTTGAAATTCCGATCACTTTTGTTCAGGCCGCCCTGGGTGATGAAATTGACGTGCCTACCCTTCACGGCGATGTCAAAATAAAGATACCCGAAGGAACCCAGACATCGAAAGTCTTCAGAATCAAAGGAATGGGTGTTCCTTACCGGAGAGGCAGCGGGTGCGGTGACCAGCATGTCAGGGTGATTGTAGCAACGCCTACCAAACTCACGGAACGGCAGAAAGAGTTGCTCAGCGAATTTGGAAAAATAACGACCGAAGGCCAGCAGCTTGGTAAAAAATCGCTTTGGGACAAGGTGAAGGATAATGTCCGGGATGCTATCGGTTAA